One region of Oligoflexus sp. genomic DNA includes:
- a CDS encoding PDZ domain-containing protein, whose translation MKALCLSFILCWFSLPAFAKSLENSVLRVHSVVQRSDYDAPWTAKQNERMVHMGLVLDERTLLTAAFAVKEARHLEAEKLGDPRRYPLRIEFVDDVANLAILRFEDAAPQALEALPLGPDLSLGDNVNLYQALEGETLVNNAIKLREVEVRPVYLVEYPLPQYVFELRRAGYGWFEPIVRDEKLVGVAIGQAASSVYALPSRLLKRFLEGWRKPPYRGFVDPGFQVSSMLSPYLREYAKASAVSDGVWIKSVHADSPFVDSVQVGDVLLEFHGVRVSARGSYEHPRWGRISFMSQLAEIAAGDRVRLTLLRGGETIKVDKVLPAYDPSHERIPPPALSQPVYTIFGGFLFQELSAGLMQSWGSQWKRRAPLPYLFEAEFHKNPSADGKARAVVLQRVLPIEYNKGYHDMEDVFVTEVNGRAIQNINDLEVALNDAGYQKRGYAHIIVEPGHEEVILSYQGLDHVHKTIRKRYGIPDTARFWEPTRKP comes from the coding sequence ATGAAAGCACTCTGTTTGAGTTTTATCCTATGCTGGTTCAGCCTGCCGGCTTTTGCCAAAAGTCTGGAAAACAGCGTCCTGCGTGTGCACTCGGTCGTGCAAAGGTCGGACTACGATGCGCCCTGGACGGCGAAACAGAATGAACGCATGGTTCATATGGGTTTGGTGCTGGATGAGCGAACGCTTTTGACAGCAGCCTTCGCCGTGAAGGAAGCGCGACATCTTGAAGCCGAAAAACTGGGTGATCCGCGGCGCTATCCCTTGCGCATTGAATTTGTCGACGATGTTGCGAATCTTGCGATCCTGCGGTTTGAAGATGCCGCCCCGCAGGCCCTCGAAGCGCTGCCGCTGGGACCCGACCTGAGCCTTGGGGATAATGTCAATCTCTATCAGGCGCTGGAAGGGGAGACTCTGGTCAACAATGCCATCAAACTGCGCGAGGTCGAGGTTCGCCCGGTCTACCTCGTCGAATATCCTTTGCCGCAGTATGTCTTTGAACTGCGACGGGCTGGATATGGATGGTTCGAGCCGATCGTGCGTGATGAAAAATTGGTCGGGGTCGCCATCGGCCAGGCGGCGAGTTCCGTCTATGCCCTGCCGAGCCGGCTTCTGAAACGTTTTCTGGAAGGCTGGCGCAAACCGCCCTATCGCGGTTTCGTGGACCCGGGATTTCAGGTCAGCTCGATGCTTTCGCCTTATTTGCGCGAATATGCCAAAGCCAGTGCGGTGAGCGATGGCGTATGGATCAAATCGGTGCACGCGGATTCTCCCTTTGTCGATAGCGTGCAGGTAGGCGATGTCCTGCTTGAGTTTCACGGCGTGCGCGTTTCTGCGCGCGGGTCCTATGAGCATCCACGCTGGGGCCGCATTTCCTTCATGAGCCAGCTGGCCGAGATAGCAGCCGGAGATCGTGTGCGTCTGACGCTTCTGCGCGGAGGCGAGACGATCAAGGTGGACAAGGTGCTGCCCGCTTATGATCCCTCGCATGAACGCATCCCTCCGCCCGCGCTGTCGCAGCCGGTTTATACTATTTTTGGTGGGTTTTTGTTTCAGGAACTCTCTGCAGGTCTTATGCAAAGTTGGGGATCGCAGTGGAAACGTCGCGCGCCCCTGCCTTATCTTTTTGAAGCGGAATTCCACAAAAACCCGAGCGCCGACGGCAAAGCCCGCGCCGTGGTGCTGCAAAGGGTTCTGCCGATCGAGTACAACAAGGGCTATCACGATATGGAGGATGTGTTCGTCACCGAAGTGAATGGACGCGCTATCCAGAATATCAATGACCTGGAAGTCGCATTGAATGACGCCGGGTATCAGAAGCGAGGCTATGCCCACATAATTGTCGAACCGGGGCACGAGGAAGTGATCCTTTCCTATCAGGGACTCGATCACGTTCACAAAACCATTCGGAAGCGTTATGGGATACCGGATACAGCCCGCTTTTGGGAGCCGACGCGGAAGCCCTGA
- a CDS encoding response regulator, with protein MFNKPYLMVMVDDQEDLSDILSEYLEDMCPGAFTIQSFHDPEKALEFIENNPVRIVVTDVRMPRMNGDQINLRVKQMGRGIKTVIITGNMSYTKAVTCYNDGADGFIQKPFNPKEIRTTFQRVLDCMESWEEVFRKIAQSRAG; from the coding sequence GTGTTCAACAAGCCCTATCTCATGGTGATGGTGGACGATCAAGAGGACCTCTCGGACATCCTTTCCGAATACCTGGAGGACATGTGCCCCGGGGCCTTTACCATCCAGTCGTTTCATGACCCGGAAAAAGCCCTCGAATTCATCGAGAATAACCCGGTCCGCATCGTCGTCACGGATGTGCGCATGCCGCGCATGAACGGGGATCAGATCAATCTGCGCGTGAAACAGATGGGCCGCGGTATTAAAACTGTGATCATCACCGGAAACATGAGTTATACCAAAGCCGTTACCTGCTACAATGATGGAGCTGATGGCTTCATTCAGAAACCATTTAATCCCAAGGAAATCCGAACGACCTTTCAGAGGGTACTGGATTGCATGGAATCATGGGAAGAAGTGTTCCGCAAAATCGCGCAATCCCGAGCTGGATAA
- a CDS encoding HAMP domain-containing sensor histidine kinase, whose amino-acid sequence MKHSSTGLKLTLESILALGAQRLPERGLRLQLLVFNSALILSSTLTLAFGLILIVFGYYERVLSATLPFLGLFFIIHLFARQRCFLLARILYVALTLASVAFGVFLFGHATQLSLYCLDLALLPFLLFRSQEWRWIVASTLGAFVLFIGIEFTVFPTGYQPLPAEVEPFATLMFATGAFIGVIAPSLLVFWQTHAGFRRALRLNRLKARDEKFAAIGRLAAGAAHEINNPLAIVQLTLENLESHYEKFREPPVQQRIRRGYDAIQRIHQILQRLLASSLIPVEQPEPCLVTDMAQLIGQRCSRVLQGQGITLLIRKNVKPGDRVLCHRQSVLEVVDSLIRNALEALVNRDRPHIILSLMGDGSCFMVRIEDNGPGVSDDELRSIFTPFFTTKEVGAGLGLSLYSARCIAQQYGGDLSCERGPGGRFVLRLPLLEAASTPLQA is encoded by the coding sequence TTGAAACATTCCAGTACGGGTCTCAAGTTGACCCTGGAGTCCATTCTCGCTCTCGGTGCGCAGCGTTTGCCGGAGCGAGGTCTGCGCCTGCAGCTTTTGGTTTTCAATAGCGCGCTCATTCTGTCGAGCACTTTGACTCTGGCCTTTGGTCTGATCCTCATCGTCTTTGGATACTACGAACGAGTTCTCTCTGCGACCCTGCCCTTTCTCGGTCTTTTTTTCATCATTCATCTCTTCGCGCGGCAGCGCTGCTTCCTTCTGGCTCGAATCCTGTATGTCGCACTCACGCTTGCCAGTGTTGCCTTTGGGGTTTTTCTGTTTGGGCATGCGACGCAGCTTTCCCTCTATTGCCTCGACCTCGCTCTTCTGCCTTTTCTGCTTTTTCGTTCCCAGGAATGGCGTTGGATCGTCGCCAGTACACTGGGAGCCTTTGTTCTTTTTATAGGCATTGAGTTCACTGTTTTCCCCACGGGCTATCAGCCGCTGCCGGCGGAGGTTGAACCTTTTGCCACGCTTATGTTTGCGACCGGAGCCTTCATAGGTGTGATCGCCCCCTCGCTGCTGGTGTTCTGGCAAACCCATGCGGGCTTTCGTCGGGCTTTGCGGCTCAATCGCCTGAAAGCCCGCGATGAAAAATTCGCAGCGATCGGACGGCTGGCTGCAGGGGCTGCGCATGAGATCAATAATCCCCTCGCCATAGTCCAGCTGACCCTTGAAAACCTGGAGAGCCATTACGAAAAATTCCGCGAGCCGCCAGTCCAGCAAAGGATTCGCCGCGGTTATGATGCGATTCAACGCATTCATCAGATACTGCAGAGGCTCCTGGCCTCAAGCCTGATCCCGGTCGAACAGCCGGAACCCTGCCTCGTCACGGATATGGCCCAACTGATCGGTCAACGCTGCAGTCGGGTGCTCCAGGGACAAGGGATCACTCTTTTGATTCGCAAGAACGTCAAGCCCGGCGACCGCGTCCTCTGCCATAGGCAAAGCGTGTTGGAAGTCGTAGACAGTCTGATCCGCAATGCCTTGGAGGCCTTGGTCAATCGGGACCGTCCGCATATCATTCTGAGTCTGATGGGCGATGGGTCCTGTTTCATGGTCAGGATTGAAGACAATGGACCCGGTGTGTCGGATGACGAGCTGCGTTCCATTTTTACGCCGTTTTTTACCACGAAGGAAGTGGGGGCGGGTCTTGGATTAAGCCTTTACAGCGCCCGCTGCATTGCTCAGCAGTATGGGGGCGATCTGAGCTGTGAGCGGGGGCCAGGAGGACGTTTTGTTCTGCGTCTGCCGCTGCTTGAAGCCGCATCCACGCCCCTGCAGGCCTGA
- a CDS encoding S1C family serine protease, with product MMKKGWRILAVLCVMVGSRPVRAVELGAVRKAIFKVQVISQEPDYKQPWNHQAVKSSSGTGFYIGPAGILTNAHVVANGKFISVLKDGDDEPVSARVKFMAHDCDLALLEVQDPAYLSGVTPIAFGDIPDVRETVNTVGYPTGGEQLSITQGVVSRVSYRRYVHSAADSHLLVQVDSAINPGNSGGPVLQGKIAVGVAFQAYTGAENTGYIIPTPVIKRFLTDIADGRYDGHPVQGFNVQDNALQNTATRRYHGLKAGEGGVKVSEVASYSPLSGAVNSGDIILAIDGKPVGIDGKISYLRDRLPFRVLYDLKQRGDPLKLDILREGKRRTVELVLKAKAAFYDGAHIFWNQPRFLSFAGLVFTSLSRDYLETWGRSWYLDAPLPLRYIHNHFSQIKDLEGARDVIVLAERLPHAVNTFSGPFMDAVVTRVNGKKVLSLDDLARAIDEAEGSHLVFDFWQEEVPLILPLAASRSADQVINSRYKIPLTRWLGPDEDGATANWGAEK from the coding sequence ATGATGAAAAAAGGCTGGAGGATCCTGGCCGTCCTGTGTGTGATGGTGGGATCCAGGCCGGTGCGCGCCGTCGAACTGGGAGCGGTGCGCAAGGCTATATTCAAAGTTCAGGTCATTTCACAGGAACCTGATTACAAGCAACCCTGGAATCATCAGGCGGTGAAGTCCTCGTCCGGTACCGGATTTTATATTGGGCCGGCCGGCATTCTGACCAATGCGCACGTGGTGGCGAATGGCAAATTCATTTCCGTTCTGAAGGACGGTGATGATGAACCCGTGAGCGCCCGCGTTAAATTCATGGCCCACGACTGTGATCTGGCGCTGCTTGAGGTCCAGGATCCGGCGTATCTGAGCGGCGTGACGCCGATCGCCTTCGGCGATATTCCCGATGTGCGCGAGACGGTGAATACGGTCGGCTATCCCACGGGGGGCGAGCAGCTTTCGATCACACAGGGCGTGGTCTCGCGGGTCAGTTATCGGCGCTATGTGCACTCGGCTGCGGACAGTCACCTTCTGGTGCAGGTGGATTCCGCCATCAATCCCGGCAATAGCGGGGGACCTGTTCTGCAGGGAAAAATAGCGGTCGGAGTGGCTTTTCAGGCCTATACCGGCGCGGAAAATACCGGCTATATCATCCCCACGCCCGTGATCAAAAGATTTCTGACCGATATTGCCGATGGCCGTTACGATGGTCATCCGGTGCAGGGATTCAACGTGCAGGACAATGCCCTGCAGAATACCGCGACGCGGCGCTATCACGGGCTCAAGGCCGGTGAAGGCGGCGTGAAGGTCAGTGAAGTGGCGTCCTATTCGCCGCTGTCCGGTGCGGTGAATTCAGGGGATATCATCCTGGCGATAGATGGAAAACCCGTGGGCATTGACGGGAAGATTTCCTATCTGCGCGACCGTCTGCCCTTTCGCGTTCTCTATGATCTGAAGCAGCGCGGTGATCCATTGAAGCTGGATATTCTGCGGGAAGGGAAGCGTCGCACAGTCGAGCTGGTCCTGAAGGCGAAGGCAGCCTTTTACGATGGCGCGCATATCTTTTGGAATCAGCCGCGCTTTCTGAGTTTCGCTGGACTTGTCTTCACGAGCCTCAGTCGCGATTACCTTGAGACCTGGGGACGCAGCTGGTATCTGGATGCGCCTCTGCCCCTGCGTTACATTCATAATCATTTTTCGCAGATCAAGGATCTTGAGGGCGCACGCGATGTCATCGTGCTGGCCGAACGCCTGCCGCATGCCGTGAATACCTTCTCTGGTCCATTCATGGATGCGGTCGTGACGCGCGTGAATGGAAAGAAAGTTTTGTCGCTCGATGATCTGGCGCGGGCCATCGACGAGGCCGAGGGCTCGCATTTGGTCTTTGATTTCTGGCAGGAGGAAGTGCCTTTGATTCTGCCTCTTGCGGCTTCCCGAAGCGCGGATCAGGTTATCAACAGCCGTTACAAAATTCCTCTGACGCGTTGGCTTGGTCCTGATGAAGATGGAGCCACGGCGAATTGGGGAGCGGAAAAATGA